Within Saccharomycodes ludwigii strain NBRC 1722 chromosome IV, whole genome shotgun sequence, the genomic segment ACAATCCTTTTTGCAATATTACGTGCATCCTCCAATTTAccattcatttttaaaccaACAATCTGTAGAGCCAATTCAATCAATTGTCTATCAGTATCATCAACATAGGTGAATATCGCATTAGAATTCGACATGTTTCCTAGGATGTTATACTGTTGATTCTGCCCTTCTTCAAATGGCTCAAAAACAGTGACCAAAACCTGTCCTGCTTGAGTAGATGGCGGTAGGTATGTAACTATCGTAGAGCTACTCCAACAATTTGTGGATATAGCCTTATTTGGACCAAACTTGACTGTCATTCCCGGTTTGAAATTGGAACCCAATATTGTAACCTCTATACCACCATTAATGGGACCCTGGGCAGGAATAACACGCTGGATTAAAGGTCTCTTAGGATCGTTCAGATAGGTATTCatgtcatttttatttgcacTATTATTCGTGGTATTATTGAGAAAAACGTTACCCGCTAGGGAGTTTGAGATTAATGTAATCGCGTCATGATCCAAATTCATAAGGTTAATATTGTTAGTGTTTGCAGGCTGTTCCATTTGGTGTGGATTTGTGGCAGACAAAAAATCATAGGACAATAGTGGATTATTGCTGCTAATGTCTTTGTTATACATGCTTATGTTGTTATTGCTCTTACTGCGGTTGACATCTTGTGTTTGTTGGTGGGTTTGTTGAGTGGCACTGTAACGATGGTTGTGAATATTACCATGTCCGTCAGATAGATATTGGCTGTTGTAGAGCGTATTCGTGTTGGTTGTAAATTGCGGATTGTGTAATTGTTGTGAACTAGCATTACTTGAGAGACTATGACAACGAGAGTCAGCGAAATCATCGGGTTTTCTCCTTTTTAATTGACTAGAAGTTCTTCTACTATTAGGAACTGAACTTAGCATCGAGttattttcaaagtttGTATGAGGTTCAGAGCTGTCATCTCCCATAGATGTGGGACTTAACATGGGTACCTTAGGAACTGAGAGTTTaaagttgttgttgatatgTGCGGCAGTATCGGCAACACAAGTGTTAtcaatagtattattaattagtGGCATAGATGAAACAAAATTTGATACATCCGCAGTATTTAATTCCTCTGTAACACCAACGTTGTCCCTAACATTGACAGTATCAAcaacattatttttgtctGAATACGCCCTTCTCGATAAAACATCCAAATCATTCAATTCTATAATATTCTCTATATCTTTAGTTTTATTCTCGGTAGCAATCTTATCTTTGTTATCAATTTTCGGGTCAAGTTGGATGGGAGCATTCTTGTCGTACACAACAGTTTTTCTCTCAGAAGCATCTTCTAATTCATTGTTTAACATTACAATAtcattatctttattatgttcctttctcctttttattgtttctcctttttctttttctttttcttcttcctcttctttctcctcttcctcttcctcttcctcttcctcttcctcctcctcctcctttTCTTGTTGTGAGTTTCCAATAGATATCAAATCTtcactattactattaacaCTGCTATTACTCTTCTGTTCACtattcttctttttaaCGCTGggttttttatcaataagCTTAATATTAGAGGTGACAGTTTGTGCCAAAACAGTACCTTGGTAATCCTTGACgacaacaataattttaaaccCTTCTGGCTCTTTATGGTGCCTGCAGTAACAGACCATTCGGGTTTGTAATTCAAAGACTTTGCAATTATCTTCGTCGTCTTCGTAAGCTGAATTAAACATAACTAGTTGTTTGTTGTTAAATACAACAACCTGTCTGTTTTCATTATTGCaccaaaatataatatcGCTTGCTCCAGACTTCCTTCTACAAGCCCTTCTCTGTTCTCTTTTAATACACCTATTACAAACAAAGGCTGGCTTATTGGTAGAAGAACAAGTAACAAAAGCTTCCATGTAAagcaaatttttttgtaattccATGGGGTATGCAGTAATATCGGCAGATAGgtagtttttttgtttaataacaCATTCATTGGATAAATGCATGATATTGTGTTTTGGTGGCGGTGAAATCTTGAAGCTCAATTTCATTTGGTTTTCTACACGAGATTGTTCAGGTAGATTTAGAATTTCTAGCTTATAAGGGTATTGGGAACAATCAGTACTTAATAGTTTTAATGGATCTACGTACACAGAAGGAATTGCGATAGGGGTAGTGGCTGTAGCAGTGTTGGCATCTGCATTGCCATCCAGAGTTCTACCAAATGGGAGAGTTGATAAAATATCGACACATTGTTCGCGGTATAACTCTGGCGAATCACTAAAACCTTTTTCCATTATATACTGGTAAGTGCTACTATAATCTGTGCCCTTTGTCGTGGTAGATTCATTTGGTGcagtttgttttttccttGGTTTTTTACTTGGCTTAGTCACGATGTGGCTACTAGTTGCGTAATCAtaattatttgttaaaaattgatCAAATAACAATTCATCTTCAGTCTTTACAATGTTATTGTTGGAGGTACTATTAGCGAAATCTTCAGTAAATAAAGTACTTGAAGCACCAGTCGCATCTGTATTAGTAGTGTTATTACTATCAGTACTACTGTTACTGTTAGCATTTGCAAATATATTTGCGAATGATGTCGTGCTATTGTTGATGTTATTATCGTTAATTTCACCaccatcttcttcttccatGGCGGCAGAATGGTCAGTGGAAAGCTCCAAAACCTGTTTTCCAAAACTAATCATTTGCtgaaatttattttgttgttgttggcttttttttctttttttttttttttttttttttgtttctcttttctcttttttctatatcATGGAATGATAAAGATAGCAATTAGTAATAgatagataaaaatatataaaatttttttttcttctttcttttttcttctttcttttttcttttcaaaattttaccttgtacaattttataaatctataattttttgtctcagtatttaattttttaaaaaggataaaataAGGAAATTACTAAGTAGAAATTCCActaaaaaactaaaaaaaaaaaaaaaaacgagcaaatttaatttactttttctttctctcttcTAAAAGcttcttttgtttatttattttacagTTCTGTGCGTTGTTTTCTAAGCTATCTCAAATagtttttgtattttttttttttttttttttttttgtctcttTTCCTGTTTGTGGTTCACTCGCTGCGTTTCTTTAAAAGGGGAAGAATCTTcgtataaaataaaaaactaaaataagGAACGGTAACAGTTCTTGACCGATTTTTAACGGACAAAAcagaacaaaaataaaaataaaatataaacttgCTTTGCTGTTCTTCATGCGGGGTTTGTCGTATACtgatttttgttttaccCGGATGTATTATACACACAGTAATAATCATAAATaacttttctcttttatattttaccGCAGATAACAAATCAGTTTGACTGGTTTGAAAAACATCGtcatattttatattcaatGCCATATCTGTGGTGCACGGATTTACtattatacttttttttttacctctTTTCTCCCCCTTGAGCCCTTATTGCAATTGATTAAAAgggaaataaataataaaaaaaaatcaccatcatcagaaatactagtaataataataattgtcTTTGCTCCATTTATCACATCAACAACTTTTAATTCccttataaatataaaacagcaaaagttttaaagaggggaaacaaaaaaaaaaatatatatataaaaggaACCTTCAACTATACCATATATGTCAATTCAACAAGAACAATACACATTTGATGATTTAGATTTATCCAATGTACCACCAATACAAGATAATAGTAATCACAAACTTGATCATCATCATCCCAGAGAACTatgtaaaattttatacTCCAAAGACTATCTCCATACcctaaaaatatttaatgcTTTACTAAATTCAAATGAATACTCTAAAAGGTCTTTGTACATCACTAAACAGGTTATTCAGTTAGTTCCAGCCTATTATACTGCTTGGAATTTCCGTTTCcatattttacaaaagtTAATGGCATTATCGGATACAGAAAATGAAATCACTTTGGATAAAGAGTTGGATTGGTTGGATGAATTTACCTTAAACAATCCTAAAAACTACCAAATATGGTCCTATAGAGAATCTTTAATTAAGGATACTGTATCTTTTCCCAATCAACATAGCTTAAAAAGAGAATTGCCCATTATTGAATTAATGATTGATGATGATACCAAGAATTATCATGTATGGTCTTATAGAAAATGGTGTGTTAAATATTACCAGGACTATACTAACGAATGGAAATTCTGTGACAAATATATAGATAGAGATGTTTACAATAACAGTAGTTGGTGTCACAGAATGTTTATCCTAGAAAATATGATCTTGGTTTCCACGCCCATTGATCGTTTGTCattaattgaaaaagaaaccaAGTATACTATGGAAAAGATAGACTTGGCCCCACAAAATATTAGTTCATGGAACTACTACCGTAGATTAcaactattactattaaatAACGGTACCGACaaccataaaaaaaatattaatttacAAAACTCTATTGAATTTGCAAACAGATTTAACACTACGAGCTCTTATGCACTAGAATATTTGGCCTTTGCTTATTCAGCTTTAGATTcacaaaaatatagaacacaaatattagaaatatatCAGTGTTTAGTTACAAAATATGATCCTATTAGAGCAAATTATTGGAAGTATAAGATAAGTGAATTAGAGTAGAAAATATGGTCAATGActtgtatatttatatatttacatttGTAATATTAATCTACACCAAGCATATGtggtattttatttaaaaaatcgtTTTTTACCGGTCATTGGTCATTCTTtgtattacaaaaaaatgttttgcTTCTaaacgtttctttttttttttttttttttcgcttttttttttttttttttggctttttttttttcaacttcaTTGAAGAAATGCTCTTCAttcaaacaataaatactcattttttttttttttttttttttttttttaataattcagCTGTTCATCTTTTTTAGTCACCTCTATTGTATTAAGACACtaacatatatacatatatatagcATTAATAATGGACAGAATTTTAGGTGGTATATACGTAGGTTCAGTTCAACCAATTATTGATCATACACCACTAAAGTCTCAATACAACATCACACATGTATTAtcgataataaaatttaaagttttacCAGAATACCTGGTACGGAAAAGTTACGCTTTGAAAAACGTTCCAATAGATGATTCTGATACTGTAGATATTTTACAATACATAAACGAATGCAATAGATTTATAGATCAATGTTTGTATCCAAACGAGCCTGAATATGATCCGAGAAAAGTCAATTTCAAGAAGATCCCACAAAGTGGTAATGCTGTTTTCATTCATTGCCATGCCGGTATGTCAAGATCCGTAACTTTTGCTGTATCTTATTTGATGTATAGATTTGGATTGAGCTTAACCACCGCTTTACATGCCGTTAAACGGAAGAGACCTCAAGCCCAACcaaatgataattttatGGACCAATTAggaatatttgaaaaaatggGTGGCCAATACGTAGATGATAATCACATACTCTATAAACAATGGAAATTAAAGAATGCTGTTAAAATTAATCCAGATTCAACTGAGATATTAACAACTAATGATGAATTGTTTACCAATAATGAGAATTGTATTGTTACGCCTAATAATATGCAAGAAGATATGAGCTTGATAAGGTGTAAAAAATGTAGGCAAAGATTAGCATTGTCATCTTCATTTATAAAACATGAGCCTCCAAGCGAAGAGTCTTCTGAAAGTCACTTTATCAGAAGAGCAGCTGGTTCCCGAAGAGTTGTTGACATCGAAAAGTCACAAGATCAATGTTCACACTATTTTGTTGAGCCATTGAATTGGATGAAAGAGGAATTACAAGGTAAACAACAATTAGAAGGAAAATTTAATTGTCCTAATTGTGAAAGTAAAATTGGTGGGTATAATTGGAAAGGTTCAAGATGCAGTTGCGGAAAATGGATGGTTCCTGCTATTCATTTATTAGCTGCAAAAGTTGATAAAGTACCTGCAAAGGGTAAAATTTTAACCAATGCTGTTAATTTTACTGGAGAAACTAAGAATGCCAATGtttaaaatgttttatctttttttttttttttttttttttgtattagtttgattatttttgcaCATCTTTTGCCATcatttgtatatataagttAATGTATTATACATTTATATCTTCAAGTTTCACTAacatcttttaaaatattcaaagaaatgaaataattttttttttcgcaAACAGATGATACAACGTTATTTTCTTAATGTTGCTATTTTCATATTACCAACCCTCATTGTGACCTTGTTCCCCCAATTCCTCATTGTATAAGTAAGAATTATGTTCATACTGGCCATGTTCTTCATATTCATACTCATCTTCCTCTACCATAGCATAATCTTGACCCATATCATAAGAATCCGTTATATCCCCATCTAAATTAATGTCCATATTTACACTATGCACCGAAGTATCatggttattattagtgttattattattttcgtACAGGGATCTACGAAGAACTCTATTAGAATAAtctaattcttttatttgtagTGTATTTctctcttcttcttttaaataatgttCTAATTCAGCCATAGTTTTATCACACCCAATTGGAACAAAAGTGTTCCAAcctaaatatttaatatcttttcTCAGGCTATTCATATATCTGTAGTTTTCCTCAAACATCATGTTACAAGCTACATCATTCTCattaaaagtgaaaaacGGAATGTCAGTGCTAGGGGTATATGCATTCAAAGGTATGAACCTGTCCATAAACCTTCTTCTCCTCTTATGAAATCCATTTTTAGAATTTTGCTTTCGATATACTTGAGTTCTTTCTTCGATGTTGCTGTTATTTCCTGAAATTCTATTCAGATTAGCAGCACCCCTTGCATTGTAAGTGGCATTGTTATTGCCATTCCcatttaattcttcttGAATATGtctaaaaaaagttgtatCAAATAAAGTTTTCTTGGTATAAGTTAAACAttcgatattattattattattatttttttcattgttttGATTATCGTTATAATTAATGTCAGCCAGATTTGAATCtgatatattttctaaaatagAGCTAGAAAACATTGATCTGGGTATATTTCTGGGAATCTTGCTTTACTTCTTACTTTTATAACTTGATAATGATCTATAATGAGAATGTAAACAAGATTACACTTGAGTGACTATGTCGTATAAGTAAATTATGAGTGTGTTTAGAGttgaaaatttataaaactactaaaaaaaaaaaaaaaaaaaaatataaaaaaataaaaaaaaaaaaaaaacttaacAATCTgcacacaaaaaaaaaaaatatatatatatatatctagtTTTAATCCTAAAGTCATTTCTAGAATACACCTAAACAACATCACAAGACTTTTCACTTCCTCAGAATTTCACAGGtaccaaatttttaaaaaaaaaataaaaatatgaaaaatatgtttCAGATATTATCAACTCTACTTCAATAAATAAGATAtcttattatatattatgagtttgataagaaataaaaataaacaatctGAGTATCTACAATAATTGGTtagtttttattgatttagTCATTAGGTTTATAATAAACTATAAACAAATGAtaccaatattatttaatccAAATTTTGTTGACTTAATGTTGGTCCTGCACTAGCccttgaatttttttgtatgtCTTTAGCGGTTCTGGTAACTTGGGTAGAAACATCATTACCTAAATTATTCAAAGTTTGGCTCACACCATCAACAAACGTATTTAATGGGTTGATAGACTTGAAATATGAACTGTTCTTTGCGTATGAAATTAACTTGTGGTATAAATATTGACCAAAAGAAGTATAAGCTTTGGCAATACCAGATAAATTACTATcttgaaaatttaaaataaagcCAGCATTTTCACGGACAGCTGCTAATACGATAGCAACTAACGCCAAGTCAACAGAAATATGTATcaactttattttaattttattttaattttttttttttttttttacagtacaaaaattaaatcaattaattataaaagCACTAGTTAGTAATATAATTCTTATTTTCGTTTcgttttatcttttttttttctttttgttacGATCTAATGAAAATAGAACTATCAAAACACAAAATAGCACCTAAAGAAttgaattttgaaaaagtatTGGGTTTTATAATACATACTGATCCCATTTTAATCAACAATaagcaatatttttttttttatatttggtAAAAACTTGTTATGAACCTGATCCaagtttttcttcttaTTCTTCCTataaacctttttttatttttatttccctGAGAAATAACCTGAATAATTCTAAAATAGTtattaagaaaataaaaaaaatattagttaAAGTAAAAATGAATACAAGAAAAATGTAAACTGGCGTTTATTTatgtaattatttttttttttttttttttttttttctttctttctgttcgcttattttttgtatgaTGAATTTTACATTTTGCTCAACAAGAAAATTCCCTTCCTGGTCGCATTCAGCATGTACTTATCTTATTTCCTCTTTTTGTTGACTTTGTTTCTTATAACAGAACCTCGTGTTTAAATCACAAAGAATTATCATCAAACAAGGAGTTATAATGAACCTGGATATCAAcaaaaattcattaaaaaactttCAAGTCATCAAATCGTTTAAGTTGCCTGAAAAGGATACAAGTCCAGTAACTTCTTTAAGTTTTGATGACCATGGTCAATACTTATTGGCTGCTTATGCCAACAATA encodes:
- the RAM2 gene encoding bifunctional protein farnesyltransferase/protein geranylgeranyltransferase (similar to Saccharomyces cerevisiae YKL019W | RAM2 | RAS protein and A-factor Maturation) — protein: MSIQQEQYTFDDLDLSNVPPIQDNSNHKLDHHHPRELCKILYSKDYLHTLKIFNALLNSNEYSKRSLYITKQVIQLVPAYYTAWNFRFHILQKLMALSDTENEITLDKELDWLDEFTLNNPKNYQIWSYRESLIKDTVSFPNQHSLKRELPIIELMIDDDTKNYHVWSYRKWCVKYYQDYTNEWKFCDKYIDRDVYNNSSWCHRMFILENMILVSTPIDRLSLIEKETKYTMEKIDLAPQNISSWNYYRRLQLLLLNNGTDNHKKNINLQNSIEFANRFNTTSSYALEYLAFAYSALDSQKYRTQILEIYQCLVTKYDPIRANYWKYKISELE
- the MND2 gene encoding Mnd2p (similar to Saccharomyces cerevisiae YIR025W | MND2 | Meiotic Nuclear Divisions), producing MFSSSILENISDSNLADINYNDNQNNEKNNNNNNIECLTYTKKTLFDTTFFRHIQEELNGNGNNNATYNARGAANLNRISGNNSNIEERTQVYRKQNSKNGFHKRRRRFMDRFIPLNAYTPSTDIPFFTFNENDVACNMMFEENYRYMNSLRKDIKYLGWNTFVPIGCDKTMAELEHYLKEEERNTLQIKELDYSNRVLRRSLYENNNNTNNNHDTSVHSVNMDINLDGDITDSYDMGQDYAMVEEDEYEYEEHGQYEHNSYLYNEELGEQGHNEGW
- the YVH1 gene encoding tyrosine protein phosphatase YVH1 (similar to Saccharomyces cerevisiae YIR026C | YVH1 | Yeast vaccinia virus VH1 Homolog); its protein translation is MDRILGGIYVGSVQPIIDHTPLKSQYNITHVLSIIKFKVLPEYLVRKSYALKNVPIDDSDTVDILQYINECNRFIDQCLYPNEPEYDPRKVNFKKIPQSGNAVFIHCHAGMSRSVTFAVSYLMYRFGLSLTTALHAVKRKRPQAQPNDNFMDQLGIFEKMGGQYVDDNHILYKQWKLKNAVKINPDSTEILTTNDELFTNNENCIVTPNNMQEDMSLIRCKKCRQRLALSSSFIKHEPPSEESSESHFIRRAAGSRRVVDIEKSQDQCSHYFVEPLNWMKEELQGKQQLEGKFNCPNCESKIGGYNWKGSRCSCGKWMVPAIHLLAAKVDKVPAKGKILTNAVNFTGETKNANV
- the SPT23 gene encoding Spt23p (similar to Saccharomyces cerevisiae YIR033W | MGA2 | Multicopy suppressor of GAm1 (snf2) (paralog of YKL020C | SPT23)); the encoded protein is MISFGKQVLELSTDHSAAMEEEDGGEINDNNINNSTTSFANIFANANSNSSTDSNNTTNTDATGASSTLFTEDFANSTSNNNIVKTEDELLFDQFLTNNYDYATSSHIVTKPSKKPRKKQTAPNESTTTKGTDYSSTYQYIMEKGFSDSPELYREQCVDILSTLPFGRTLDGNADANTATATTPIAIPSVYVDPLKLLSTDCSQYPYKLEILNLPEQSRVENQMKLSFKISPPPKHNIMHLSNECVIKQKNYLSADITAYPMELQKNLLYMEAFVTCSSTNKPAFVCNRCIKREQRRACRRKSGASDIIFWCNNENRQVVVFNNKQLVMFNSAYEDDEDNCKVFELQTRMVCYCRHHKEPEGFKIIVVVKDYQGTVLAQTVTSNIKLIDKKPSVKKKNSEQKSNSSVNSNSEDLISIGNSQQEKEEEEEEEEEEEEEEEKEEEEEKEKEKGETIKRRKEHNKDNDIVMLNNELEDASERKTVVYDKNAPIQLDPKIDNKDKIATENKTKDIENIIELNDLDVLSRRAYSDKNNVVDTVNVRDNVGVTEELNTADVSNFVSSMPLINNTIDNTCVADTAAHINNNFKLSVPKVPMLSPTSMGDDSSEPHTNFENNSMLSSVPNSRRTSSQLKRRKPDDFADSRCHSLSSNASSQQLHNPQFTTNTNTLYNSQYLSDGHGNIHNHRYSATQQTHQQTQDVNRSKSNNNISMYNKDISSNNPLLSYDFLSATNPHQMEQPANTNNINLMNLDHDAITLISNSLAGNVFLNNTTNNSANKNDMNTYLNDPKRPLIQRVIPAQGPINGGIEVTILGSNFKPGMTVKFGPNKAISTNCWSSSTIVTYLPPSTQAGQVLVTVFEPFEEGQNQQYNILGNMSNSNAIFTYVDDTDRQLIELALQIVGLKMNGKLEDARNIAKRIVGNESDHSSNGSTPENNPGYFGGSVSNFKCTSQLLYSDESLILKVIKLLNSSSNISLCNSNGQTLLHLSCLKGYVELVSLLIKKGARTDTKDRFGFTPFHFACINGDSRLLKIFKICRADVKLETVNGYTPRDLYIINHGGSISNNSMESEFYEEGLLILDNNLSRTSSVSSFDSSVLDNEDLNNSDFKIHISRIVNDSFTDDDDGVESDFEENGDESLLAGDDESNTEFPISTQVAEEAGSGSLHDDLLPPQYDDLYPHQKQEGAGKQQGQQLLSSTTSMLAIRSAEASNVSSTLDIINQNTTNCVRPMSSEVSESSDEDYEVMKYGLDKQRQKFKNDKMLIFFWLPLMLVLLSGFIAFKLSSDDSMIHYASNKGSEIVRVWLAKLMLGNKRMQSVFKDAFQQGSNFKEAFQQGIRDAVSGIQTAS